Sequence from the Paenibacillus tundrae genome:
GCGATATGTCACAAGATCTGCATTTTTAGCATTTAAAATTTAATCATTAATCAAATTCAAGAAAATACATATGTAGGTGATCCAATCTCCGATTTATAACGTAACAGAAAGAGAAGAAGGAGCTAGGAGTGCAATATTAAATAATGGCATTCCCAATAATGAAATGAAGGCGGCAAAATACTTTAAATTTAAAGTTTTTGCTACGATACCGTTTGAGTAAACGCCTTCACGTTTAATGAGGAGCAGGCACAAATCCCTGTATTCTAATTATTCCTAGGGGAAAACTCATATGCCTTGTCCCACCAACGCAACAAGCGAAAGGGGGTGAAGCAACTTGAAGGTAAAGCTACCCAAATCGATCGTACGTCTTGCCAGCATACCACTGGTTGTCATTACAGGAGCCTTGGTAATAAGTTTGGGTTCATCGCATGTTTATGCGGATGATGCTCAGGCCGCTTCAGAAAAATCCCCCAATGGATTGTCGTTGAATTTGTTTTCACGTGATTCAGATGGTGGGTTGAACTTGACTCCATCAGTATCGGTATCAACACCATTACTGGATGTTGAGGTTCCGTCGATCAAAGCGGATGCTTCGGCAGGCAAGCTGAGTGTATCTGAGCTTAAGGTAGATACACCGCTTGGATCGGCTGGAACATCGGAGATTGGTATCGATGCAAATAAAGGAACTGTAGAATTACCGTCCGTGCAGGCGGATACACCGATAATTCGGGCAGATGTATCAAGCAGTGAGGTTAACCTGAATGAAGGAACAGCTTCTTTGCCTAGCGTTACCGCAGAGGTACCCGAGGTCATTCAAGCAGAGACGTCTGCTCTGAAAACAGACCTTCGGCAGGGCAAGGTTGAACTACCTTCCGTGAAGGTGGATGTACCTGAAGTGACTTCGGTGGATGTCTCTTCCTCTGGTGTCGATCTGCGTAAAGGTACAGTGCAGCTCCCATCGGTGGAGGCAACAGTTCCAGCCGTAGGCATATCCACAAAACTCGATTCCGGTAAGGGATCGGGGGACATTCCTAAGGTGAAGCCGGAACAACCTGAGAATACATCAGAACAGCCAGTGGATGTGAAAACACCGCAAGCTCCAATTCCGAATACGATTGAATCTTCTGATCTGGCATCGTCCCCGGAAAACACGGAAGGACAAGATGTAGTGCAGGTTACAGGCAAGGTGACTGAAGTTACCCCTGAACCTCTCCGTCCAGAAGGTATTGTCCCGCAGGCATTGCCTGTGGAAAGAGCCGATCTGATTCAACACTCTGATGTGAATGTAGGATTGCCAGATAACGAGCAGTTTCTAATCGATCAATTATCTGTGAAACCGATTGTTACTGAGCAAGTACAGAGCAAGACAGATGCAAGTGTGAGTAAAGCAGACACACGTGTAGTGTCTCCCTTGCAACCACGTGCAGAGCAACCAACAAGCTGGAATGTTGCAGTAACTTCTCCAGCAGTTAGTGCTTATGCAGGTACAAGCTCCGGCTCGTCTGGTGCAACTGGAGGTGGAGCAACTGCTCCGGCCGCTGCACTTCCGGGAGCAATAACGAACCAAGTTTTGTCAGGTGATGATGTTGGCTTTCGAATAGAACAGCTCGATGGGTTCAGTCAATGGTCACAAGCGCCGCCAGGTCGGCCGCCGCAATATACCTCTTTCTCTTAGGCAACAATGGCGTTAATTCAACCAAAAATGAGAAGGAGTGTATATTATCATGAAAAAAGTGAATCGTTGGGTAAAATTGTCGGTGTTTTCGGGTACGTTGGTCGCTGGATTGCTGGGAGCTACGCAGGCAACTTATGCAGATAGTTATAGCAATAACAGCAATGGTAATCTGGATCTGAATGCAGGTTTGCGTCTAGAGTTAGGATCTCTACTGTCAGGACAACGTGACACAGGTTACGGCAATCAAGGCAGCTATGGAGGTTCATCTAGTGCAAGCGGAGCTTTGAACTTGGATCTAGGGCTGAATGCTGGTGTATCCTCTGAGAGTACAAGCCGTTACAATAGTCATTCTTCCGATTATACAAGTGAGCGCACTAGCTCAGGCAAGTTGGGTCTTGGCCTGAATGCCAATGTCTCGGGAGAAGGTACAACGATGAGCGATTATTCACGAAACGGCGATGAGCGTAATGTGAACAGCAGCTATGCGAGCGAAAGTCGTGGCGCGTTGGATCTCGGTCTGAACGTAAATGCGGAAGGTGAGAGTGCAACATGGGCTCAATCTGAACGCGACAACAGCGTGAATGACCGTGAACGTACGACGAACAACAGCTACGCGAGTGAAAGCCGTGGCGCGTTGGATCTCGGTCTGAATGCAAAAGCGGAAGGTGAGAGTGCAACGTGGGCTCAATCTGAACGCGATAACAGCGTGAAAGATCGTGAGGACAGCACGAACAGCAGCTATGCGAGCGAAAGCCGTGGCGCACTAGATCTGGGTCTGAACGCTAATGCAGAAGGCGAGAGTGCAACAATGGCTCAATCTGAACGCAACAACAGCGTGAATGACCGTGAACGTACGACGAACAGCAGCTACGCGAGCGAAAGCCGTGGTGCATTGGATCTCGGTCTGAACGCAAAAGCGGAAGGCGAGAGTGCAACGTGGGCTCAATCTGAACGCAGCAACAGCGTAAATGACCGCGAGGACAGCACAAACAGCAGCTACGCGAGCGAAAGCCGTGGCGCGTTGGATCTCGGTCTGAATGCAAAAGCGGAGGGTGAGAGCAACACATGGGCTCAATCTGAACGCGACAACAGCGTGAAAGATCGTGAGGACAGCACGAACAGCAGCTATGCGAGTGAAAGCCGTGGTGCGTTGGATCTGGGTCTGAACGTAAATGCGGAAGGCGAGAGTGCAACATGGGCCCAATCCGAACGCAATAACAGCGTGAATGACCGCAAAAACAGCACGAACAGCAGCTATGCAAGCGAAAGCCGTGGCGCACTGGATCTCGGTCTGAACGCAAAAGCGGAAGGTGAGAGTGCAACAATGGCTCAATCTGAACGCAACAACAGCGTGAAAGATCGTGAACGTACGACGAACAGCAGCTACGCGAGCGAAAGTCGTGGTGCGTTGGATCTTGGTCTGAACGCAAAAGCGGAAGGTGAGAGTGCAACGTGGGCTCAATCCGAACGCAACAACAGCGTGAAAGACCGTGAGGACAGCACGAACAGCAGCTATACAAGCGAAAGCCGTGGTGGACTGGATCTCGATCTGAACGCTAATGCAGAAGGTGAAAGTGAAACGATGACTGTGGTGGAGAACAATCGGTAATATGAGATTTTCACTGTAATAGGAAGAAGCAGGGGCTCCGGAACCCCTGCTTCTTTTTTTTCTATAATGAAATGCTTAAAATGATCAAACATTTAGCTCCATAACTGAATTACAATAATAAGAAAGATATAACCGAGCACCGAATTAGGATAGGAGTGAGTAGTATGGAGACAGCAAATGAAAGCATGATATCTCTTCAAGATTCTGTGTTAGATGTACATATTAGTGAAGCTGGTTATGAGGCAGGGCAGTCTACGATCCGAAACATCCATATTCATGTGTCATCAGGTGAGTTGGTGGGCATCATTGGCCCAAACGGAGCGGGTAAAAGTACCACGATTAAGACGATGTTAGGTCTACTTGAACATGCCAATTATGAGGTGAGGATTGGGGGAAAGGGGCGTTACGCGTATATTCCGGAACAGCCTGTATTTTACGAATATATGACGCTGTGGGAACATCTTGATCTGGCTGCTGCTGCATATGAAATGGAAGAGGATATATTCATTACTAGAGCAGAAGAGCTGCTGGTTCGATTCGGCATGGATCATGTTCGAGATGATCTGCCCGCCAGCTTCTCCAAAGGCATGCGTCAGAAAATGATGCTGATGATCGGATTTCTCTCCTCCCCGGATGTATATATTGTAGACGAGCCCTTCATTGGTTTAGATCCGCGTGCGACGAAGGATTTCCTGAAGCTACTGGACGAGGAACGCTTGCGGGGTGCAGGGGTTCTGATGTCGACACATGTGTTAGATACGGCGGAGCGGATATGTGATCGTTTTATCCTCATCCATGCAGGACACTCGGCTGCAGAAGGAACACTAGATGAGATTCGGGCTGTGGCAGAGCTGCCAGAAGCATCGTTATTTGACTGTTTTGACATACTGACTTCCTGATACCAAGGATGGAGAGGAGCTGATAGAGGTGGAGGAAGCAGCCAAATCTAGGCGATATACACCTTTAAGATTATATAGACGTAGGCACAAAGAGCATCTCAGAGAACAATGGAAGAACCTAAAGCTTGTGGTTGATTGGACCGTATGGTTATACCTGCTAATCCCGGGTGTGCTCTATCTAATTGGATGGTATGTCAGTCTGTGGAGCAAGCCTTTGCCGCTCTGGGCTTCTAATACACCCCTGACATTATTAACACTGATCATCGAAATCGTGATGTTGACGGGTGGTGTGCTTCTTTTTGTGGAAGAGGCCGATGTATTATTTCTAAAATCGCAGAAGCGTTGGATGCAAACCCTGATGTGTCAGGGGATGTACCGAGCGTATACACTCCATATAGGCAAAATGTTGATCGTTACTGCTCTAACCGCACCGCTATGGTACCGGGTATATGGCATGTCCGTTGCTGAGATCCTGCTTCTAAGCATCTGGTTTGGTACGGTTGCTTCGTTACAAGTCATTGCATTACATATGATCAAAGTTCGTTATAACGGATGGCGGCGCGGGATACGAATCATTCCTCTAGCGGTGGCAATGGGTATCATTTTTATCACAGTCACCTCATCCATTCATGCGCAAATTGGTTCTTTATTCATCGCATTGGTATGTGCAATCCTGCTGATCATTCTGCTCGGTCGTATCCGACTACAG
This genomic interval carries:
- a CDS encoding ABC transporter ATP-binding protein — encoded protein: METANESMISLQDSVLDVHISEAGYEAGQSTIRNIHIHVSSGELVGIIGPNGAGKSTTIKTMLGLLEHANYEVRIGGKGRYAYIPEQPVFYEYMTLWEHLDLAAAAYEMEEDIFITRAEELLVRFGMDHVRDDLPASFSKGMRQKMMLMIGFLSSPDVYIVDEPFIGLDPRATKDFLKLLDEERLRGAGVLMSTHVLDTAERICDRFILIHAGHSAAEGTLDEIRAVAELPEASLFDCFDILTS
- a CDS encoding ABC transporter permease, with amino-acid sequence MEEAAKSRRYTPLRLYRRRHKEHLREQWKNLKLVVDWTVWLYLLIPGVLYLIGWYVSLWSKPLPLWASNTPLTLLTLIIEIVMLTGGVLLFVEEADVLFLKSQKRWMQTLMCQGMYRAYTLHIGKMLIVTALTAPLWYRVYGMSVAEILLLSIWFGTVASLQVIALHMIKVRYNGWRRGIRIIPLAVAMGIIFITVTSSIHAQIGSLFIALVCAILLIILLGRIRLQMQGTFEGDVREDLRARVKLTAIMISQAVNKPKAPRTKTMIFRKPRKLLRHRSIANRTAEIAYKAFFRESSTLKLYFQMGSLSIAAVALPPFPVNVIVCGLLIIMLTVMFYRSWDHFATSDYVQLVSYDSDALHRAGLMMVRMLFVPIGILMGLALGLTWLGWMASILTAVGVVASGLFVLSVAGWIRLTRSN